The window TCGTGAAGTTAACAAAACTGAAACTGAGCCACGTCCAGGAGATGTAGCAGGTGCTTATGCAAGCTGTGAACGTGCTAAACAGTTAATTGACTGGGAAGCTCAATATTCAATTGAAGATGGAATCCGTGATGCCTTCCGCTGGGATGACATTCGCGAAACAATTTTAAACTACAATTAATAAAAATAGCCCCTCTAGTTTGATAATTAGAGGGGCTCATTATGAGGATGAAAGATGAAATTAAGATTGAAATGGTTTGCTTTATTGGCTTGGACGATAATTATCTTTTTGTTTTCTGCTCAGACTGGAGAACAATCGTCTGAAAGTAGTGGAGTAGTTGAGCAGCTACTTTCAATTTTTTCCTTTATTCCACATGAAATTTTCGGAATAGAGTTGCAGTTAATCATTCGAAAAGGAGCTCACTTTACGGAATATTTTATTTTATATGGGTTAATGTTTAATGTATTAATTGATTATCAACCATTTAAAAAAGCATTGACACTCGCTATTTTGTTTGTTTTTTTATATGCTTGTACAGATGAATTTCACCAATCCTTTGTTCCAGGTCGTGCTTGTACCTTTATGGATGTGTTAATTGATACGAGTGGTGGTCTGTTGGCTATGATCTTCATCATGCTTATTCATCAAATTTCCCCATTCATCACAAAAAAGGCTTAAAGAGTAGTTGTTCTTTGAGCCTTTTATTTATTCAGTATTATCAACGATTGTTTCATTTGTTTCAGGTGATGAGCTTGTCGCACTTGAAGAAGAAAGAATTTGGTCTTGAAGCTCGGCTACTATTTGTTTGAGCTCATTAATTTCATTGCGAAGTTCTTTTTTTTCAATCTCCGCAATTTTTGCTTGACGACGTTGCTCAAGCTCCTGTAAATAAAATCCCTGCTCGGCAATATATTCGATATTAGTTGCAATGACCTCTAAAAAGTTACCAATGGCTTCTTGCTCTTCTGGACGTTTTGCTTCCATAGCGATAAAAATAGCGATAAGGTAGCCGAGTGTCACAAAAGTATAAGGATCAAGTGAAAGTAAAAAAGGTAAGAATGGTGGACATTCCGGTGGAACCCGATCTTTTGCATTTACTTTTTCTTCAGTTTGACCTAACCCTTGGTCGATATCGTTTTCATTTGGAATAAAGCTAGAAGTAGGTTCAGTAGGAGAGGGAGGAGGTGGAGCGAAAGCCTCGCGCATAATAAATAACCCTCCTTTAAAATCATACGTAAACTAAGTATAGTGATTGACCTATTATAAGTTATGATAAATTCAGTAGAATGGTATCTTAATTTAAGTCATTTAGATCATTAATCATGATGTTTTTAGTTATACTAAGTAAAAATTTACAGTTTTAATCGGCATGACGTATGAAATATTCTCCCAAAGATACACTAATGGATGATAAATGATTTAAAGGAGTGACAAGGGTGAAGCAATGGATTCAAATACTATTTATCATGTTGGTTGTTGTGTTAAGTGGGTGTCGTTCTCAAGAACAAAAGGCACTTTTTAGTGATTTAAATCATCAAATTACTAATCAGAATGCATGTAACATTAATAATGAAACATTAACGAATTTAATCAGTACGGAAACGGCTATTTATAATGAAATCATCGAAAAAGGATTTGATTCTTTTGAGGATATTTCCCCTTTACTTGAAGAAGGGAAAAAGAACGTTGAAGAAAGTTCTAAGTACTTAAATGACTATCAAACGTGTATTTTGCAAAATCAGATAAATGAGCAGATGGTAACAGAAGAAATCAATTTAATCAAAGATCCAACCATTAAACAAGCCACAGAGGAATTGGTTACAAAGTATGTGCAGTATGAAGCGAGTTTAAATGAGTATGTGGAGTCCCTACTCACTTTAAATGAAGCAGAAGCTTTATTTTATAATGAAGTAAATGAAACGACGACGATTTCTAAGCTCGATGAGTTGATGACGAAGATGAATACAGCTATTGAGAACGCTCAAATGAATTATTTAACTCATCAAGAAAGTTTAGCAGACTTTAATAGTAGCTATACTTCGTATTATGAAAAATACATGAGATCATAAATGATGAATCTAAGAGAAAGGAGAGGCTATTACAAAGGAGAGGTAATAGCAATGAAACGATGAATGTTATTTTAGCGACAAATCAAAAACATTTTGCAGACGCCTTCAGAATTCGCACCAATGTGTTTGTGGGGGAACAAGGCGTACCCGCTCATGAGGAGATAGATGAATTAGATGGTTGTGTTCCTATTTTTGTAGCTTATGAAAATGAGGTGGCAATGGGAACAGCGCGAATCATTTTAAAAGACAATCAGGTTGCAAAAATAGGCCGTGTGGCAGTCACAAAAGAATGTCGAGGGCATGGCGTTGGAAAAGAGATGATGAGTGCGGTCATGGATTATATTACTGAAGAGACTCAAGCGATTGAAATTCAGTTAGATGCTCAGCTAACAGCCATTAAATTTTATGAGACGTTAGGATTTATCGCATATGGTGATGTTTTTAAAGATGCCGGAATCGATCATATGGCGATGAAATATATCATTAAACGATAAAAAGACAATGAAAAAATTTCATTGTCTTTTTATCTATAGCGATTTAATTTAAATGATGATGAATTTTTAATGAAGATGATATTTTTCTAATGTAGGTTCGCTATTTAGTAATTGAATAAATTGAGAATACTTATCTGGTGATTTAGCAATTTGAGCTAAGTAATCACGAATTTCATCTTCTTGTAAAGCGCGTAGTGAATATTCAAGAATCGGTTGTTCAGGTGATTGAGTAAAGACAACATCATATTCAATCGTTGTTCGTTCAATAACACGGCTAGTTTGAATGAATCCAAAGTAATCAATCCCTAAATCTGATCGATGAATATCTTTGTTTTTAAACTCAAGTTGTTGAACAAATTGATAAGGCTTAAAAAGTGGGGTCGGTTCTAACATCCTCTCATCTCCTTAGAAACGTTTATGTTAACGATTACAATTATAGTTTATCGTAACAAATTTAATAAAATGGATGAAAAAAGACGAAAAACACAGCATTGTTATTGACAAAATTCGCTCATTTTTGGTATGAATAAAATTATACCTATTGGGAATGTTAATTATGATAAAAAAATTAACATGACAGAGGTTAAAAGAAAACTTATTACAAGAGTGAGAGAAGGTTAAAGGAATGTCAAAAAGTACAACAGGAAAATTAACATTAGTGTCATTAATTTTGATGATTTTCACATCTGTCTTTGGATTTGCTAACATGCCTCGTGGATTCTTTTTGATGGGTTATGCTGCAATTCCATGGTATATCATCTCAGCTATTACATTCTTCATTCCTTTTGCATTTATGATTGCAGAATTTGGAGCTGCTTACAAAAATGAAAAAGGTGGAATTTACTCGTGGATGGAGAAGTCAGTCGGACCACGTTACGCTTTTGTAGGAATCTTTATGTGGTATGCGTCATATATCATTTGGATGGTTAATGTCGCATCAACAATCTGGATCCCATTATCAAATATGATTTTTGGTCATGATACAACGAGTCAATGGGGAATCTTAGGCTTATCTAGCACACAAGTTCTTGGATTACTAGGAGTGGCTTGGTTGTTATTAGTATTTTTCTTAATCTCAAAAGGATTAGAAAGTATTAAAAAGGTAACATCAATTGGTGGTTCAGCTATTGCTTTACTAAATGTTGCTTTACTAATTGGTGGAATTACCATTTTAATTTTAAATAAAGGTCAATTAGCTCAACCTATTTCAAGTATGACTGAAGCATTTACAGTGTCTCCTAATGCTAATTATCAAAGTATGCTAGCGATGTTATCATTTTTAACATTTGCAATCTTTGCGTTTGGTGGAACGGAAGTTGTGGGTGGATTAGTTGATCAAACAGAAAATCCAGTTAAAACATTCCCTAAAGGTTTATTGATTGCAGCGGGAGTTATTTCTTTAGGTTACGTCGTGGGAATTTTCATGATTGGAATTTTCACAAATTGGGATAGTGTTTTATCAGCATCAGGCGTTAATAATGGAAATGTCGCTTATATCATTATGCAAAATCTAGGATATGAGTTAGGACATGCGCTTGGATTT of the Turicibacter sp. TJ11 genome contains:
- a CDS encoding VanZ family protein codes for the protein MKLRLKWFALLAWTIIIFLFSAQTGEQSSESSGVVEQLLSIFSFIPHEIFGIELQLIIRKGAHFTEYFILYGLMFNVLIDYQPFKKALTLAILFVFLYACTDEFHQSFVPGRACTFMDVLIDTSGGLLAMIFIMLIHQISPFITKKA
- a CDS encoding YkyA family protein, with protein sequence MKQWIQILFIMLVVVLSGCRSQEQKALFSDLNHQITNQNACNINNETLTNLISTETAIYNEIIEKGFDSFEDISPLLEEGKKNVEESSKYLNDYQTCILQNQINEQMVTEEINLIKDPTIKQATEELVTKYVQYEASLNEYVESLLTLNEAEALFYNEVNETTTISKLDELMTKMNTAIENAQMNYLTHQESLADFNSSYTSYYEKYMRS
- a CDS encoding GNAT family N-acetyltransferase; protein product: MNVILATNQKHFADAFRIRTNVFVGEQGVPAHEEIDELDGCVPIFVAYENEVAMGTARIILKDNQVAKIGRVAVTKECRGHGVGKEMMSAVMDYITEETQAIEIQLDAQLTAIKFYETLGFIAYGDVFKDAGIDHMAMKYIIKR
- the yjeM gene encoding glutamate/gamma-aminobutyrate family transporter YjeM, which encodes MSKSTTGKLTLVSLILMIFTSVFGFANMPRGFFLMGYAAIPWYIISAITFFIPFAFMIAEFGAAYKNEKGGIYSWMEKSVGPRYAFVGIFMWYASYIIWMVNVASTIWIPLSNMIFGHDTTSQWGILGLSSTQVLGLLGVAWLLLVFFLISKGLESIKKVTSIGGSAIALLNVALLIGGITILILNKGQLAQPISSMTEAFTVSPNANYQSMLAMLSFLTFAIFAFGGTEVVGGLVDQTENPVKTFPKGLLIAAGVISLGYVVGIFMIGIFTNWDSVLSASGVNNGNVAYIIMQNLGYELGHALGFSDVVAVQMGAWVARFVGLSMFLALSGAFMTLSYSPLKQLIEGTPEKIWPKKLTETKNGLPINAMKVQAFIAIVLILLVSFGGESAAKFFDKLVLMTNVAMTIPYLFISIAFISFKRNDSIEKPFVIYKNKSLAIVIAIIVTVVVAFANSFSIIEPITTGDYDKTLWMIAGPTFFSLVAILLYWRYERKEKSK